In the genome of Desulfofarcimen acetoxidans DSM 771, one region contains:
- a CDS encoding DVU0772 family protein has translation MGTIDPNESIMNYAMDQIKNNLVWDFNVEKEFINRKKGYGFVIDLRNCTPFLVLYKMAQYVSVSHNCPQQPPQELMLEALRERGVSLEESGLYNINSQLRTWIEENILK, from the coding sequence ATGGGTACTATAGATCCTAATGAATCTATCATGAACTATGCTATGGATCAAATAAAAAATAATTTGGTTTGGGATTTTAATGTCGAGAAAGAATTTATCAACAGAAAAAAAGGTTACGGGTTTGTAATTGATTTAAGAAATTGTACACCTTTTCTGGTACTCTACAAAATGGCTCAATATGTTAGCGTTAGTCATAACTGCCCCCAACAGCCGCCTCAGGAATTAATGCTGGAGGCGCTTAGGGAAAGAGGTGTCAGCCTGGAAGAAAGCGGCCTTTATAATATTAACTCCCAGCTGCGTACTTGGATTGAGGAAAATATTTTAAAATAA
- a CDS encoding metallophosphoesterase family protein, with product MRLLYFTDTHIRASNPKYRIDNYYESLKTKLQEIVQLVELFSVDYLLHGGDLFDLPWPPAKAVQMSVDFLEQIKVPVYIVSGNHDLLGQKLSTIENTMLWFLASRGLFRLLSPGDKIYLKQAGFTLQLSGQHYNAGIDKENKINSYCVKKKNCDIAIHIVHGMLLPQPFSPHVPATMIHQVAPLTEADFTLCGHAHLGYPAEEIDGKIFINPGSISRILALEWELVRVPQVVFLDFSGGKVQCQYIPLKSARPGFEVLRFK from the coding sequence TTGCGTCTATTATATTTTACTGATACGCATATCAGGGCCAGTAATCCGAAATACAGGATAGATAATTATTATGAATCCCTTAAAACTAAATTGCAGGAAATTGTTCAACTGGTTGAGCTATTTTCGGTTGATTATTTGCTGCATGGCGGGGATTTATTTGATTTGCCCTGGCCTCCTGCCAAAGCGGTTCAAATGTCAGTAGATTTTTTAGAGCAAATAAAAGTCCCTGTTTATATAGTGAGCGGGAATCATGATTTATTGGGACAAAAACTATCTACGATAGAGAATACCATGCTCTGGTTTTTAGCCAGTCGTGGTTTGTTCAGGTTGTTGTCTCCCGGTGATAAGATATACCTTAAACAGGCGGGCTTTACTTTGCAGCTTTCAGGACAGCATTATAATGCCGGTATAGATAAAGAAAACAAAATTAACTCGTATTGTGTGAAGAAGAAAAATTGTGATATAGCTATTCATATTGTGCACGGGATGCTTTTACCCCAGCCATTTTCACCTCATGTACCTGCAACTATGATTCACCAGGTAGCTCCTCTAACTGAAGCTGACTTTACTCTCTGTGGTCATGCACATTTAGGTTATCCTGCTGAAGAAATAGACGGGAAGATTTTTATCAACCCCGGTTCCATTTCTCGTATACTGGCCTTAGAATGGGAATTGGTGCGGGTTCCACAGGTAGTTTTTCTTGATTTTTCGGGTGGAAAAGTGCAGTGTCAGTATATTCCTTTGAAGTCTGCGCGCCCTGGTTTTGAGGTATTAAGATTTAAATAA
- a CDS encoding DNA topoisomerase III, with the protein MKQLVLAEKPSVARDLSNVLGNFNKGNGYLESDAYIITWAIGHLVTLAEPDDYDAALKKWFLNTLPILPREFKLKPVSATLKQFNIVKSLLHRNDVGDIICATDSGREGELIFRYIYKLTDCQKPFKRLWLSETTPAAVRKGFDNLRPGNDLDRLAFAAEARSQADWLIGINATRAFTVKHNQLLSVGRVQTPTLALIVNREQEIRAFVPEKYWELFALFTKENGQTYIGKWFKKEKKAVENWEIPIQVGQKQTNQNPAASFEAAQGGIPSVMGEAVPSSNGQDKPVAMQTKFAAREAARDIQKKVTGQPGQVVSVEKKDIIEHPPLLFNLNDLQKEANKKFGLSAAKTLSVAQELYESRKLITYPRTDSRCITVEMGKTIPQRLGALAVVAEYENFIHLIKERKAFLNKRYINDSKVTDHTALIPTNVKPDLDKLSSDERRVYDLVVRRFLAAFFPPARYEQTQVITEVKQETFLSRGRVELDKGWKTVYDPVQDKLVDDEQGILPVIENEESVLTTKTDIKEKKTNPPKRYTEAALLSVMEGAGRLLNDEELKEAMRGSGLGTPATRAAIIERLLKVGYIERRKKTLLPTEKGENLIKLVPEQVKSPEMTARWEKALADIEDGQLNPGEFMSGIIEQTRQVVELARRQKTEGEPLRNNRDIIGKCPLCGRPVVEYPKSYSCSDYRAGCQFVIWKVILGKNITVEMARILLEKGRLEKQPGFISKNGKKFDAPLIIRNGRVEFDF; encoded by the coding sequence ATGAAGCAGCTTGTTTTAGCAGAAAAACCGTCTGTAGCGCGTGACCTATCCAATGTTCTGGGAAATTTTAATAAGGGCAACGGCTACCTTGAAAGCGATGCTTACATAATAACCTGGGCTATCGGACATCTGGTTACTTTGGCCGAGCCTGATGATTATGATGCAGCTCTCAAAAAATGGTTTTTAAATACACTGCCTATTTTACCGAGAGAGTTTAAATTAAAGCCGGTTTCCGCTACATTAAAACAGTTTAATATCGTTAAGTCTTTGCTGCATCGAAATGATGTGGGGGACATAATCTGTGCTACTGATTCAGGGCGGGAAGGGGAGTTGATTTTTCGTTATATTTATAAGCTGACTGATTGCCAAAAACCTTTTAAGCGGCTCTGGTTGTCTGAAACTACTCCTGCTGCGGTGCGCAAGGGTTTTGATAATTTGAGGCCCGGTAATGATTTGGACAGGCTGGCTTTTGCCGCAGAGGCCCGCAGCCAGGCTGATTGGTTAATTGGCATCAACGCTACCAGGGCTTTTACTGTTAAGCATAATCAATTGCTTTCCGTAGGTAGAGTGCAAACTCCTACCTTAGCCTTAATTGTTAACCGGGAACAGGAAATTAGAGCTTTTGTGCCGGAAAAATACTGGGAGCTGTTTGCTCTTTTTACAAAGGAGAACGGCCAGACCTATATCGGTAAATGGTTTAAGAAGGAGAAGAAAGCTGTTGAAAATTGGGAAATTCCTATTCAGGTAGGGCAAAAGCAAACTAATCAAAACCCTGCAGCTTCTTTTGAAGCAGCACAGGGCGGGATACCTTCAGTGATGGGAGAAGCGGTTCCCAGCAGTAATGGTCAAGACAAGCCGGTGGCTATGCAGACCAAGTTTGCTGCCAGGGAAGCAGCTCGGGATATTCAGAAAAAAGTAACAGGCCAACCGGGTCAGGTTGTCAGTGTTGAAAAAAAAGACATTATTGAACACCCCCCCCTGTTATTTAATCTAAATGATTTGCAAAAAGAAGCAAACAAAAAATTTGGTCTTTCGGCAGCTAAAACATTGTCTGTGGCCCAGGAATTATATGAATCCAGAAAGTTGATTACCTATCCGCGCACCGACAGTCGCTGTATAACGGTAGAAATGGGAAAAACCATACCGCAGCGCTTAGGAGCGTTAGCCGTAGTTGCGGAGTATGAAAATTTTATTCATTTGATTAAGGAACGTAAAGCTTTTTTAAACAAGCGTTATATTAATGACAGTAAGGTTACAGATCATACAGCATTGATTCCTACAAACGTAAAACCTGATTTAGATAAGCTAAGTTCTGATGAGCGCAGAGTTTATGATCTTGTAGTTAGGAGATTTTTGGCAGCCTTTTTCCCTCCGGCCCGATACGAACAAACTCAGGTAATTACCGAGGTTAAGCAGGAAACGTTTCTTAGCCGTGGCCGGGTAGAATTAGATAAAGGCTGGAAAACAGTATATGATCCGGTTCAGGACAAACTTGTAGATGATGAACAGGGTATTTTGCCGGTGATTGAAAACGAAGAAAGTGTCTTGACGACGAAGACAGATATTAAAGAGAAGAAGACTAATCCCCCTAAGAGATATACTGAAGCGGCATTACTTTCAGTAATGGAGGGTGCAGGCAGGTTGCTCAACGATGAGGAGTTGAAAGAAGCCATGCGGGGCAGCGGGTTGGGTACTCCTGCCACGCGTGCCGCAATAATAGAAAGACTGCTGAAGGTTGGCTATATTGAGCGTAGGAAAAAAACGTTGTTGCCTACTGAAAAAGGCGAGAATTTGATAAAATTGGTCCCGGAACAGGTGAAGAGCCCGGAGATGACTGCCCGTTGGGAAAAAGCTCTGGCTGATATTGAGGACGGGCAGCTTAATCCGGGAGAATTTATGTCCGGTATAATTGAACAAACCAGGCAGGTTGTCGAGCTGGCCAGGCGGCAGAAAACAGAGGGTGAGCCGTTGAGAAACAATAGGGATATTATAGGTAAATGCCCTTTGTGCGGCAGACCGGTTGTGGAGTATCCGAAAAGCTATAGCTGCAGTGACTACAGGGCGGGTTGCCAATTTGTGATTTGGAAGGTGATACTGGGTAAAAATATAACTGTAGAAATGGCACGTATATTATTAGAAAAAGGCCGGCTTGAAAAACAGCCGGGTTTTATTTCAAAGAACGGCAAAAAATTTGACGCCCCTTTGATTATAAGGAATGGAAGAGTCGAATTTGATTTTTAA
- a CDS encoding MDR family MFS transporter, which translates to MMAIVLAAIEVTIVSTAMPTIVRDLGNIHLMSWVFAIYLLATAITTPIYGKLADLFGRKKVFTIGIVIFLIGSSLCSLAHSMAHLIFFRAIQGIGAGALFPVSLTIIGDIFNIEERAKIQGLISAIWFISGILGPLVGGFIVDLLSWHWIFLINIPFGLLSISLIKLFFHEQFTKKKRYIDYPGAITFTIGMTSLLYAIILGGQNKAWISPITLSLLINAVGFLSLFYFIELKSPEPILPLNLFKLPMVMVPNLATFFLCTVLIGLNVYLPIWVQGVLSYKATGSGIALIPMSVGWTLGAFYCGKLLMKFSVRNTTSLGAGAILAGCSLLVAMGFSIFELIFGMFIIGLGFGLALTSSGIVIQSSVEWNLRGSATALFTFTQALGQTVGVAMLGVLFYHTVSTGSATLNKEVLTFGLHNIFIALSVISVLGLFINLWIPKQKLSGSKLL; encoded by the coding sequence TTGATGGCGATAGTTTTGGCTGCTATTGAAGTAACAATAGTAAGTACAGCTATGCCAACTATTGTTAGGGATCTAGGGAACATCCATTTAATGAGTTGGGTTTTTGCTATTTATCTGCTGGCCACCGCGATAACTACACCAATTTATGGTAAGCTAGCGGATCTTTTTGGGCGGAAAAAGGTATTTACCATTGGAATTGTTATATTCTTGATCGGATCTTCGCTTTGTAGTTTAGCTCATTCTATGGCCCATCTAATCTTTTTTCGGGCGATTCAAGGAATAGGGGCCGGGGCTTTATTTCCGGTTAGCTTGACGATTATCGGTGATATTTTTAATATTGAGGAACGGGCAAAGATCCAAGGACTAATTAGTGCAATTTGGTTCATTTCAGGAATTCTGGGCCCGCTTGTCGGAGGCTTTATTGTTGATTTATTATCTTGGCATTGGATATTTCTGATTAATATACCTTTCGGGTTGCTTTCGATCAGCTTGATCAAACTCTTTTTTCATGAGCAATTTACTAAGAAAAAGCGCTATATTGACTATCCGGGAGCCATCACTTTTACAATCGGTATGACTTCCCTATTATATGCGATTATTTTAGGTGGTCAGAATAAGGCTTGGATCTCGCCAATTACTTTGAGTTTATTGATTAATGCAGTAGGTTTTCTGTCTCTATTTTATTTTATTGAGTTGAAATCACCTGAACCTATACTCCCGCTTAATTTATTTAAGTTGCCGATGGTAATGGTTCCGAACTTAGCTACTTTCTTTTTGTGTACGGTCTTAATCGGTTTGAATGTTTACTTGCCTATATGGGTTCAAGGGGTGTTAAGCTATAAAGCAACTGGTTCTGGGATTGCCTTAATTCCCATGTCTGTGGGGTGGACACTGGGGGCTTTCTACTGTGGAAAGCTATTAATGAAGTTTAGTGTACGTAATACCACTTCATTAGGGGCCGGTGCCATTCTGGCTGGTTGTAGCTTGCTGGTGGCGATGGGTTTTTCGATTTTTGAATTGATTTTTGGGATGTTTATTATCGGACTGGGGTTTGGTTTAGCTCTGACTTCGTCCGGTATCGTGATCCAATCTTCCGTGGAATGGAATTTGCGTGGTTCTGCTACGGCTCTTTTTACGTTTACCCAAGCACTAGGTCAAACAGTTGGAGTGGCAATGCTGGGGGTTTTATTTTATCATACAGTTAGCACTGGCTCAGCAACCTTGAACAAAGAAGTACTTACTTTTGGTTTACACAATATTTTTATTGCCCTGAGTGTAATATCAGTCTTAGGCTTGTTTATTAATTTATGGATACCTAAACAAAAACTATCGGGTTCAAAGCTGCTATAA
- the istB gene encoding IS21-like element helper ATPase IstB, whose product MLNDNTVSKLHEMRLSVLAQAFREQLKDSSFHRLSFEERLGLLVDAEWAVRKNNRMDRLIKKADYAISGACVEDIEYHPDRKLDKAQIIRLATCNYIQEYHNVVILGATGSGKTYLSNAFGMAVSRNFYTVKYVRLPDLLSELAIARGEGTYRKVIKQYKQVKLLILDEWLLFPLKESEARDLLEIVEARHKKGSTIFCSQFDVAGWHLKIGEPTLADAICDRIVHDSYRIVIEGDSMHKRKGIVD is encoded by the coding sequence ATGTTAAACGATAACACTGTATCCAAGCTGCATGAGATGCGGCTCAGTGTCCTGGCACAAGCATTCCGTGAGCAGTTAAAAGACAGCTCCTTCCATAGATTATCGTTTGAAGAGCGGCTAGGTCTGCTTGTTGACGCGGAGTGGGCGGTACGTAAGAATAACCGGATGGACCGACTCATCAAAAAGGCCGATTACGCTATCAGCGGCGCGTGCGTCGAGGACATTGAGTATCACCCGGACCGAAAGCTTGACAAGGCACAGATAATCAGACTGGCTACCTGCAATTACATCCAGGAGTATCACAATGTGGTTATTCTCGGGGCGACAGGAAGTGGTAAAACCTACCTCTCCAATGCCTTCGGAATGGCGGTCAGCCGAAACTTCTACACCGTGAAATATGTGAGATTACCAGATCTGCTGAGCGAGTTGGCAATCGCCCGCGGCGAAGGAACCTACCGCAAGGTTATCAAGCAGTACAAGCAAGTGAAATTATTAATTTTAGATGAGTGGCTGCTATTCCCTCTCAAAGAGAGTGAAGCACGGGATCTGCTTGAAATCGTCGAGGCAAGGCATAAAAAAGGCTCTACCATCTTCTGTTCCCAATTCGATGTTGCCGGCTGGCATCTTAAAATCGGCGAACCGACGCTTGCAGACGCTATCTGCGACAGAATAGTCCACGACTCCTACAGAATTGTGATTGAAGGAGACTCCATGCATAAGAGAAAGGGTATTGTGGATTAA
- the ltrA gene encoding group II intron reverse transcriptase/maturase: MIKASINIQDLRRKIYIKAKADKTWRFWGLYVHVCKIETLQEAYKMAKNKNGAPGIDGITFDNIEASGIEIFLQQIQKELISGTYWPTQNRRKEIPKGDGKYRILGIPTIRDRVVQGALKLILEPIFEADFQEGSYGYRPKRNPHQAIDRVAKAVVENKTRVIDLDLRSYFDTVRHDLLLKKVAKRVNDENVMRLLKLILKASGKRGVPQGGVISPLLANLYLNEVDKMLEKAKEVTRHEQYTHIEYARFADDIVILIDAYPKWNWLEKAVYQRLLEELTKLDVQLNEEKTRIVNLANGESFGFLGFDFRRSRTRKGKWGVLFTPKMKARTKILTELKETFRRFQSQPVSRVIELINPVLRGWVNYYRVGNSGRCFGYVKDWIEKKVRRHLMRARNLKGFGWDRWSRNWLYQNLGLYSDYKIRHYKNPKALPAQ; encoded by the coding sequence ATGATAAAGGCGTCCATAAACATACAGGACCTGAGAAGGAAGATATACATCAAGGCGAAGGCCGATAAAACCTGGAGATTTTGGGGATTGTACGTTCACGTATGTAAGATAGAAACACTCCAAGAAGCTTACAAAATGGCCAAAAATAAAAATGGAGCACCCGGAATTGATGGTATAACCTTTGACAATATTGAGGCAAGCGGGATAGAAATATTTCTGCAACAAATACAAAAGGAACTTATCTCTGGTACGTATTGGCCGACCCAGAACCGTAGAAAAGAAATTCCTAAGGGTGATGGTAAATATAGGATATTGGGTATACCAACAATTCGCGATCGGGTAGTTCAGGGAGCACTCAAGCTTATACTTGAGCCAATATTCGAGGCTGATTTCCAAGAAGGGTCATATGGATACCGACCTAAGCGGAATCCCCACCAAGCAATTGACAGAGTAGCAAAAGCAGTTGTGGAAAATAAAACACGTGTTATCGATCTTGATTTAAGGTCTTATTTTGATACAGTTCGCCATGACTTATTACTCAAGAAGGTAGCAAAAAGAGTCAACGACGAAAACGTGATGCGGCTGCTGAAGCTTATACTCAAAGCTAGTGGCAAACGGGGCGTTCCTCAAGGGGGTGTTATTTCTCCGCTCTTAGCAAATTTATATCTCAATGAGGTAGATAAAATGCTTGAAAAGGCAAAAGAAGTAACACGGCATGAACAATACACACACATTGAATATGCTCGGTTTGCCGATGATATTGTGATTCTAATTGATGCTTACCCTAAATGGAATTGGTTGGAAAAGGCTGTCTATCAGCGCTTACTTGAAGAGTTAACAAAACTTGACGTGCAACTTAATGAAGAGAAAACCCGGATAGTAAACCTAGCCAACGGAGAAAGTTTTGGCTTCTTAGGCTTTGACTTTCGAAGGAGCCGAACTCGCAAAGGTAAATGGGGAGTACTATTTACACCAAAAATGAAAGCACGCACCAAAATATTGACCGAACTAAAAGAAACATTTCGTCGTTTTCAATCACAACCAGTGAGCAGAGTTATTGAACTCATTAACCCTGTTCTACGTGGATGGGTGAATTACTATCGAGTTGGGAACTCCGGTCGCTGCTTTGGCTATGTAAAGGACTGGATTGAGAAGAAAGTACGGCGACATCTAATGCGAGCCCGTAATCTCAAAGGCTTTGGCTGGGACAGGTGGAGTAGGAATTGGCTGTATCAGAACTTAGGTTTATACTCGGATTATAAGATACGGCACTACAAAAATCCGAAAGCGCTGCCAGCACAATAG
- a CDS encoding IS1634 family transposase, with amino-acid sequence MDPPPKNKENKKRRKKGEQKLAKHTVRAIIYVIYCDLNKKPKEEERRQKRITNTEDALLELNGKLNKRNLITKEACDKAVDNIFKGQPEMRRLFNVTVELNQHNALVMSWSKDEAVIPELEKTDGIFVLLTNHDKEKVDANELLTRYRSKNDIEISFRSLKGSLDLQQIFLRSPKRVDAYCFLKVLAMLVLNLAAWLLAKNGKKMSPQKLQKELDDLTISEQRLQPIGVRHWVGTNIPNTIDVLVKLFNLPHPLEFNRDH; translated from the coding sequence ATGGATCCTCCACCCAAAAATAAAGAGAACAAAAAGCGACGCAAAAAAGGTGAACAAAAACTTGCAAAACATACTGTAAGGGCCATTATTTATGTTATTTATTGTGATTTGAACAAAAAACCCAAGGAAGAGGAACGTCGTCAAAAACGCATAACCAACACAGAAGATGCTTTATTAGAACTTAATGGCAAGCTCAACAAACGCAACTTAATTACCAAGGAAGCCTGTGATAAAGCAGTAGATAATATTTTTAAAGGCCAACCTGAAATGCGTAGACTGTTTAATGTAACAGTAGAGCTAAATCAGCACAATGCGCTTGTTATGTCCTGGTCAAAAGATGAGGCGGTAATTCCAGAGCTTGAGAAAACTGACGGTATTTTTGTGCTTTTAACCAACCACGACAAAGAGAAAGTTGATGCTAACGAACTGCTTACCCGCTATCGCAGTAAAAACGACATCGAAATCAGTTTTAGATCTTTGAAGGGATCCCTTGATTTACAACAGATTTTTCTTCGCAGCCCGAAAAGAGTAGATGCCTATTGTTTTTTAAAAGTATTGGCTATGCTTGTACTAAATTTAGCTGCATGGTTGTTAGCTAAAAACGGAAAAAAGATGTCTCCCCAAAAATTACAAAAAGAACTCGACGATCTAACTATTTCAGAGCAAAGGTTGCAACCCATTGGCGTGCGTCATTGGGTTGGGACGAATATTCCTAATACAATTGATGTATTGGTTAAGTTGTTTAACTTACCACATCCACTTGAGTTTAATAGAGATCATTAA
- a CDS encoding IS1634 family transposase: protein MFLKKSVKTVKGKKYSHYSIVESFRDNGKVKHRLIFAIGPLDDEAADRLRLTLNAHSNQDLVVAKSDDIVVTKHGAYLDVAVLVHIWQQWQFHEFFQDDRWVTGMVINRCIDPVAKCNVQEWMTKTVLPAYIDTDPLSMNAFDIFRELDRLCQRETELQSYMFRKIQEKRPNSLDVFFYDITSTYVTGSRCVLTKFGYSRDHRPDCEQIVIALMITPDGYPFYWKLLEGNTQDVSTVCDLIQNVKTCFPIQHCTMVFDRGMVSADNLKTLEKTNWDYVSAMDRDEINVLSFFETALPTPPMPEDWEQVLAMQEFQPIDDDILYYREFEDDNRRYIITFDVARFLDEHQIQRNKVEQINRWLIKKNGDLKQAKKSRNRDTLEREISKISKRFHVHKYLSVQITPCSRTVTTKTGKSRTVESFQLSDTIDNTALQKEQRLYGITCFISNITQERISAQEIVQWYRRKNKIEEAFREIKSHLELRPIYLTREKRVRAHVAVCMLAYFLRNDIELQLKEHGISNSTETVLALLAECKANRWVFDKSEAKTHLNITKVSEKQQQILKALGCESIVDVKHVKNILQKAENWL, encoded by the coding sequence ATGTTTCTCAAGAAATCCGTTAAGACAGTCAAAGGGAAAAAATACTCCCATTATAGTATAGTCGAATCATTTAGAGACAACGGTAAAGTTAAACACCGCTTAATTTTTGCAATTGGCCCTCTTGATGATGAAGCAGCCGATCGGTTACGCTTAACGCTTAATGCCCACTCTAACCAAGATCTTGTTGTGGCCAAATCTGATGATATTGTTGTCACAAAGCATGGAGCATATTTAGATGTAGCTGTTCTGGTTCATATCTGGCAACAATGGCAGTTTCACGAGTTCTTTCAGGATGACCGCTGGGTTACAGGTATGGTAATTAACCGTTGTATTGACCCGGTTGCGAAATGCAATGTGCAGGAGTGGATGACCAAAACAGTACTGCCTGCCTATATAGATACAGATCCATTGTCAATGAATGCATTTGATATCTTTCGAGAACTAGACCGACTATGCCAGCGAGAAACCGAGCTACAGTCATATATGTTTCGTAAAATTCAAGAAAAGCGACCAAATAGCCTGGATGTGTTTTTTTATGATATTACCTCTACATATGTAACAGGAAGTCGCTGCGTACTTACTAAGTTTGGCTACTCGCGGGATCACCGTCCCGATTGCGAACAAATTGTTATTGCTTTGATGATTACCCCGGATGGTTACCCTTTTTATTGGAAGTTGCTGGAGGGTAATACTCAGGATGTTTCCACAGTTTGCGACTTAATCCAAAACGTCAAGACTTGTTTTCCCATACAACACTGCACCATGGTTTTTGACCGAGGTATGGTATCTGCTGATAACCTTAAAACATTAGAGAAAACAAATTGGGATTATGTTTCGGCAATGGACAGGGACGAGATTAACGTATTATCATTTTTCGAAACAGCATTGCCAACCCCTCCTATGCCGGAGGACTGGGAACAAGTCTTGGCGATGCAGGAATTTCAACCAATAGATGATGACATATTGTATTACCGAGAATTTGAAGATGATAATCGGCGATACATTATAACTTTTGACGTGGCACGTTTTCTTGATGAGCACCAAATACAAAGAAATAAGGTAGAACAAATTAATAGGTGGCTAATCAAAAAAAATGGGGATTTGAAACAAGCCAAAAAATCAAGAAATCGTGACACTCTTGAGCGAGAAATCAGCAAAATCTCGAAACGGTTTCATGTTCATAAATATTTGTCCGTTCAGATTACGCCCTGTTCTCGTACCGTTACAACTAAAACTGGTAAATCTCGTACTGTTGAATCATTTCAGCTTTCAGATACTATTGACAACACTGCTTTGCAGAAAGAACAACGTTTGTATGGAATCACATGTTTTATCTCCAATATTACCCAAGAGCGTATATCTGCTCAGGAAATAGTACAGTGGTATCGACGGAAAAATAAAATTGAAGAAGCCTTTAGGGAGATAAAATCACATCTTGAATTACGTCCAATTTATTTAACCAGGGAGAAAAGAGTAAGGGCCCATGTTGCTGTTTGCATGCTAGCCTATTTTCTGAGAAATGATATTGAGCTCCAACTTAAGGAGCACGGAATTTCCAATTCAACTGAGACGGTTTTAGCCTTATTAGCTGAGTGCAAGGCTAATCGCTGGGTCTTTGATAAATCGGAGGCAAAGACACACTTAAATATCACAAAGGTCTCCGAAAAGCAACAACAAATATTAAAAGCGCTTGGATGTGAATCAATTGTGGACGTAAAGCATGTTAAAAACATTTTACAAAAGGCCGAAAATTGGCTGTAG